In the Malaya genurostris strain Urasoe2022 chromosome 1, Malgen_1.1, whole genome shotgun sequence genome, one interval contains:
- the LOC131438168 gene encoding uncharacterized protein LOC131438168: protein MKMFKCLLVICCLASVSFAHSASATQSMNSNTIDDSHDPQQQQQQTPRSGSYLGEIKYLYKTYSDCANADVSTCLKMKLYTILDRVARSLKDFKISEGVKFVRDQEVPIDSTPVKTEAQLELELPRSMNEKERSLNSMLFDKVLSFFQTHTLQVKFPSSEDIKRSMDEIRAGGGGLGGGGYGGGFGGGNKDKKNGHWIMIPLLLGSTLVPLAFGALALLAGKALIVSKLALALASIIGIKKLISNTGGHHESAHEVVVSGGHGGSWGRIGSAQPLAYNGYGHYAQ, encoded by the exons ATGAAGATGTTCAAGTGCCTACTGGTGATATGCTGCCTGGCTTCAGTGTCCTTTGCTCACAGTGCATCCGCAACGCAATCGATGAATTCAAACACGATTGACGACAGTCACGAcccacagcagcagcagcagcaaacgCCCCGTTCCGGTTCGTATTTGGGCGAGATTAAGTACCTGTACAAAACGTACAGCGACTGTGCGAACGCTGATGTCTCCACCTGCCTGAAGATGAAACTGTACACCATCCTGGATCGAGTGGCACGATCGCTTAAGGATTTCAAGATCTCAGAAGGCGTCAAGTTTGTTCGCGATCAGGAAGTTCCTATCGACAGCACTCCAGTCAAAACGGAAGCTCAGCTCGAACTGGAATTGCCCCGTTCAATGAACGAAAAGGAACGTTCCCTGAACTCGATGCTGTTCGATAAGGTCCTTTCGTTCTTCCAAACCCACACCTTGCAG GTCAAGTTCCCATCCAGCGAAGACATCAAACGCTCCATGGATGAAATCCGTGCCGGAGGCGGTGGTCTCGGTGGTGGCGGCTACGGAGGTGGTTTCGGTGGTGGCAACAAGGACAAGAAAAATGGACACTGGATCATGATCCCACTCCTGCTCGGAAGCACCTTGGTCCCACTTGCCTTCGGTGCCCTAGCTTTGCTGGCCGGTAAAGCTTTGATCGTATCCAAGCTTGCTCTCGCTCTCGCCTCCATCATCGGCATCAAGAAGCTGATCTCCAACACCGGTGGCCATCACGAGTCCGCCCATGAAGTCGTTGTCTCCGGTGGACATGGTGGAAGCTGGGGTCGTATCGGATCCGCCCAACCTCTGGCCTACAACGGCTACGGACACTACGCCCAGTAA